A window from Aquiluna borgnonia encodes these proteins:
- the rpsQ gene encoding 30S ribosomal protein S17 encodes MAEEKKTAAKAAPKAAAKTAAPKAAKPKVAKEVVAEERGYRKSRRGYVVSDKMDKTIVVMVEDRKKHPLYGKVMRLSKKIKAHDENNTAGIGDLVLISETRPLSATKNWRLVEILEKAK; translated from the coding sequence CCCCAAAGGCTGCCGCAAAGACCGCGGCACCAAAGGCTGCAAAGCCAAAGGTTGCCAAGGAAGTTGTCGCTGAAGAGCGCGGTTACCGCAAGTCACGTCGTGGCTACGTGGTCTCAGACAAGATGGACAAGACCATCGTTGTCATGGTTGAGGACCGCAAGAAGCACCCGCTCTACGGCAAGGTTATGCGCCTATCTAAGAAGATCAAGGCTCACGACGAGAACAACACCGCAGGTATCGGCGACCTCGTGCTAATCAGCGAGACCCGCCCACTATCGGCCACCAAGAACTGGCGCCTAGTCGAGATCCTCGAGAAGGCCAAGTAA